One segment of Paenibacillus sp. FSL R7-0337 DNA contains the following:
- a CDS encoding YceI family protein, whose amino-acid sequence MKKRTVAITAAIVIIGGAITAFILVNNSLGNKVEIESVIPEQAQDSGAQKEGTANAAAAAAAVTPEQLNGAWNITEPSKVYWSVTTSKETVNFVDPSVKGTWKVNLEDASAMTGEGSVDMNALDSGTAPRDEHVKGADFLSVAEFPEATFTVKSFSELPKEWTEGTAVPVQLKGMLTVKGIEKEVTFDSQAAYSGGELKLSGTTTVTFEDFGLSNPHSIVLSTENNLDVRLELVLKK is encoded by the coding sequence ATGAAGAAGAGAACCGTCGCTATAACCGCAGCCATTGTAATTATTGGAGGAGCCATCACCGCCTTCATCTTAGTGAATAACAGCCTTGGCAATAAGGTGGAGATTGAATCGGTGATTCCTGAGCAGGCCCAGGATAGCGGAGCCCAGAAGGAAGGAACGGCCAATGCGGCTGCTGCCGCTGCTGCTGTAACACCGGAGCAGTTGAACGGAGCCTGGAATATTACAGAGCCGTCCAAGGTCTACTGGTCTGTGACCACATCCAAAGAAACCGTGAACTTCGTAGACCCCTCCGTTAAGGGAACCTGGAAGGTGAATCTGGAGGATGCCTCCGCGATGACCGGCGAAGGGTCGGTAGACATGAACGCACTTGATTCAGGAACAGCCCCACGGGACGAGCACGTCAAGGGAGCGGACTTCCTGTCCGTGGCAGAGTTCCCGGAAGCCACCTTCACGGTGAAGTCCTTCTCGGAGCTGCCGAAGGAATGGACAGAGGGTACCGCGGTGCCGGTACAACTGAAGGGGATGCTGACTGTGAAGGGCATTGAGAAGGAAGTCACGTTCGACTCGCAGGCCGCATACAGCGGCGGAGAGCTTAAGCTGTCGGGTACGACTACAGTAACCTTCGAGGATTTCGGCCTTAGCAATCCGCATTCCATCGTGCTGAGTACCGAGAACAACCTTGATGTGCGCCTGGAGCTTGTGCTTAAGAAATAA
- a CDS encoding response regulator transcription factor, translated as MQSILIVEDEEAIARVLSAYLRKAGFHVTRAADGRSALDTFEEAPPSLVLLDIMLPEMDGFELLQLIRERSSCPVIMLTARDGINDRLAGLDGGADDYMSKPFIPEEVVARVKAVLRRPSQWSDGSRKRHFGSLFIDFSARSIFLNGAEVSLSPRDMSVLLFLAERPNQICTRDQLLEHVWEMDYDGSDRAVDLSIKRLRQALSHWPEREGEIRTLRGTGYQLWTT; from the coding sequence ATGCAATCGATACTAATCGTAGAGGATGAAGAAGCCATCGCGCGGGTGCTTAGTGCCTATCTGCGAAAAGCAGGCTTCCACGTCACCCGGGCCGCAGACGGCCGGAGTGCCCTGGACACCTTCGAGGAGGCGCCGCCCTCACTGGTCCTGCTCGATATCATGCTGCCGGAGATGGACGGCTTCGAGCTGCTGCAGCTCATCCGTGAGCGGAGCAGCTGCCCGGTCATCATGCTCACCGCCCGCGACGGCATCAATGACCGGCTCGCGGGACTGGACGGCGGAGCTGACGACTATATGTCCAAGCCCTTCATTCCCGAAGAAGTGGTCGCACGGGTGAAGGCGGTGCTGCGCCGTCCCTCGCAGTGGTCGGACGGCAGCCGAAAGCGCCATTTCGGCAGTCTGTTCATCGATTTCTCGGCGCGCAGCATCTTTCTGAACGGGGCGGAGGTCAGCCTCAGCCCGCGCGACATGTCGGTTCTGCTGTTCCTGGCCGAACGCCCGAATCAGATCTGCACCCGCGACCAGCTGCTGGAGCATGTATGGGAGATGGACTACGATGGAAGTGACCGGGCTGTTGATCTCTCCATCAAGCGGCTCCGTCAGGCACTGTCGCACTGGCCGGAACGTGAGGGCGAGATCCGCACACTGAGAGGAACAGGATATCAATTATGGACAACATAA